Proteins encoded together in one Janthinobacterium tructae window:
- a CDS encoding alpha/beta hydrolase encodes MKPHNFLLALCFLVNGVHAAPASAPASYVLENTQVRDIRAQALKRDYQLYVALPDSYRQGNKRYPVLFVVDANYAFAIVRNIAQRLNKHAGMEEVVVVGLSYANGDGGVYSRRRDYTPTTPRKHDYRSDMPGRQAAFGEAKAYGQFISGEVFPFIAQQYRVNMQRKVFIGHSYGSLLGLQFLLTEPRTFEHYILGSPSLWYDAGIMFEREQAYAASHKDLPASVFFGIGGLEKLAAGKKRSRSEEEADMLADLREFDGKLTSRKYPGLKTRLRVFEDEDHASVFPFVLTHGLRAYLKASQ; translated from the coding sequence TTGAAGCCTCATAATTTCCTCCTGGCCCTTTGCTTTCTTGTTAATGGCGTCCATGCCGCACCCGCCAGCGCGCCCGCCAGCTACGTACTGGAAAATACGCAGGTGCGCGACATCCGCGCGCAAGCCCTGAAGCGCGACTATCAGCTGTATGTCGCCTTGCCCGATTCCTATCGACAGGGAAATAAGCGCTATCCGGTGCTGTTCGTCGTCGACGCCAATTACGCGTTCGCCATCGTGCGCAATATTGCGCAGCGCCTGAACAAGCATGCCGGGATGGAGGAGGTGGTAGTGGTCGGCCTGTCGTACGCCAATGGCGATGGCGGGGTGTACAGCCGCCGCCGCGACTACACGCCGACCACGCCGCGCAAGCACGATTACCGCTCGGACATGCCGGGACGGCAAGCGGCGTTCGGCGAAGCGAAGGCGTATGGCCAGTTCATCTCGGGCGAAGTGTTTCCGTTTATTGCGCAACAGTATCGCGTCAACATGCAGCGCAAGGTCTTCATCGGCCATTCCTACGGCAGCCTGCTGGGTCTGCAATTTCTGCTCACCGAACCGCGCACCTTCGAGCATTACATCCTTGGCAGTCCGTCGCTGTGGTACGACGCCGGCATCATGTTCGAGCGCGAGCAGGCGTATGCCGCCAGCCACAAGGACTTGCCCGCGTCCGTGTTCTTCGGCATCGGCGGCCTGGAAAAGCTGGCGGCGGGCAAGAAGCGTTCGCGTTCGGAGGAAGAGGCCGACATGCTGGCCGACTTGCGCGAGTTCGATGGGAAGTTGACATCGCGCAAGTACCCCGGCCTGAAAACGCGCTTGCGCGTGTTCGAGGACGAAGACCACGCGAGCGTGTTTCCGTTTGTGCTGACGCATGGCTTGCGGGCGTATTTGAAAGCATCGCAGTGA
- a CDS encoding tetratricopeptide repeat protein: MSLINKMLQDLDARGTPDGRGDAAGIRSVPERERGQGVSRALVFGGAAGLTAAAIALGWVYWKRPPVPPVLVSVAGTPVAAPLPVPAPAPAAAPVAVPAPVATAPVAPEPMLQAGETVAPAKVHAAEMRRITQQPARPAVAPVVKTPAPAASERILDGKQVTPQQRVENEYRRALGQLQDGRVSEALAGLQQTLQLDPRHQGARETLVRLLLEAQRPDDAARQLQLSLALDPKQPAQAMMLARLQLDKANGGAAALDTLMRSLPHAADNGDYRAFLAAVLQREQRYREAAEQYQLALQTAPDNSVWWMGLGIALQADNHPAQARQAFERAKGLQTLSPQLQAFVERKLVQLTTAAAK; this comes from the coding sequence ATGAGCCTGATTAACAAGATGTTGCAAGACCTCGATGCGCGCGGCACCCCCGATGGGCGCGGCGACGCGGCCGGCATCCGCTCCGTGCCCGAACGCGAGCGGGGCCAGGGCGTTTCGCGCGCGCTGGTCTTCGGCGGCGCGGCCGGCCTGACGGCGGCGGCCATCGCGCTGGGCTGGGTGTACTGGAAGCGCCCGCCCGTGCCGCCCGTGCTGGTCAGCGTGGCCGGCACGCCGGTGGCGGCACCACTACCCGTGCCTGCACCTGCTCCTGCGGCTGCGCCAGTCGCTGTGCCGGCGCCGGTCGCCACGGCGCCGGTGGCACCCGAGCCGATGTTGCAGGCCGGGGAGACGGTCGCGCCAGCCAAGGTACATGCTGCTGAAATGCGCCGCATCACGCAACAACCAGCCAGGCCTGCCGTGGCGCCCGTGGTGAAGACGCCAGCGCCCGCCGCCAGCGAACGCATCCTTGACGGCAAGCAAGTCACGCCGCAGCAGCGCGTGGAGAATGAGTACCGGCGCGCGCTGGGCCAGTTGCAGGATGGCCGCGTCTCGGAGGCGCTGGCCGGCTTGCAGCAGACCCTGCAGCTGGACCCGCGCCACCAGGGCGCGCGCGAAACCCTGGTGCGCCTGCTGCTCGAAGCGCAGCGCCCCGACGACGCGGCGCGCCAATTGCAGTTGAGTCTGGCATTGGATCCGAAACAGCCGGCGCAGGCGATGATGCTGGCCCGCTTGCAGCTGGATAAAGCCAACGGCGGCGCGGCGGCCCTCGATACCCTCATGCGCAGCCTGCCGCATGCTGCCGACAACGGCGACTATCGCGCCTTCCTGGCCGCCGTGCTGCAGCGCGAGCAGCGCTACCGCGAAGCGGCCGAGCAATATCAGCTGGCCCTGCAGACGGCGCCCGACAACAGCGTCTGGTGGATGGGCCTGGGGATAGCCTTGCAAGCCGACAACCACCCGGCCCAGGCGCGCCAGGCGTTCGAGCGTGCCAAGGGCTTGCAAACCCTGTCGCCCCAGCTGCAGGCGTTTGTCGAGCGCAAGCTGGTGCAGTTGACGACGGCTGCTGCAAAATAG
- a CDS encoding ExeA family protein, whose protein sequence is MYQAHFGLREAPFGLTPDTSFFFNGPQSQKALNTLLVAARNGEGFIKITGEVGTGKTFLCRKFMQSLGPDFVTAYIPNPNLPPRSLILALADDLDVLLEKDADQHQLLKSLNLRLLNLAAQGRRVLLCLDEAQAIPVDSLEALRLLTNLETEKRKLLQIVLFGQPELDVKLALPEIRQLTQRITFHYHLGPLSRDDVDFYVAHRLRVAGFDGARLFSRGSVSKLYKASGGIPRLINIMAHKALMVAYGEGRQQVSGRHVALAASDTLASKPRRYWRRPWPWLAGAGVLAAACAVSWTLLNR, encoded by the coding sequence ATGTACCAGGCCCATTTCGGCTTGCGCGAGGCGCCGTTCGGCCTCACGCCCGATACCAGTTTCTTCTTCAACGGCCCGCAGTCGCAAAAGGCGCTCAACACCTTGCTGGTGGCGGCGCGCAATGGCGAGGGCTTCATCAAGATCACTGGCGAAGTGGGTACCGGCAAAACCTTTTTGTGCCGCAAGTTCATGCAATCGCTGGGCCCGGATTTTGTCACCGCCTACATCCCGAATCCGAACTTGCCACCCCGTTCGCTGATCCTGGCGCTGGCGGACGACCTCGATGTGCTGCTGGAGAAAGATGCTGATCAGCATCAGCTGCTCAAGTCGCTCAACTTGCGTTTGCTTAACCTGGCGGCGCAGGGCAGGCGCGTGCTGCTGTGTCTGGATGAAGCGCAGGCGATTCCCGTCGACAGCCTGGAAGCCTTGCGCCTGCTGACGAACCTGGAAACGGAAAAGCGCAAGCTGTTGCAAATCGTGCTGTTCGGCCAGCCCGAGCTGGACGTCAAGCTGGCCCTGCCGGAAATCCGCCAGCTGACGCAGCGCATCACCTTTCATTATCACCTGGGTCCTTTGTCGCGCGACGACGTGGATTTTTATGTGGCGCACCGCCTGCGCGTGGCCGGTTTCGATGGCGCGCGCCTGTTCAGCCGTGGCAGCGTGAGCAAGCTGTACAAGGCTTCCGGCGGCATCCCGCGCCTGATCAATATCATGGCGCACAAGGCGCTGATGGTGGCGTACGGCGAAGGCCGGCAGCAGGTCAGCGGACGCCACGTGGCGCTGGCCGCCAGCGATACCCTGGCCAGCAAGCCGCGCCGCTACTGGCGACGGCCGTGGCCGTGGCTGGCTGGCGCCGGCGTGCTGGCCGCCGCCTGCGCCGTGAGCTGGACCTTATTGAACCGATGA
- the mshL gene encoding pilus (MSHA type) biogenesis protein MshL produces MRKIFEISKRASVLGLAAGLCACNVAPVKRDTYNAIKEQVAGAVATTSPAAQSAAVENALLPPASALAAQLPKARGVLDERFNVAFNNVPARQFFHSLVNGTRYNMLVHPDVQGNISANLKDVTLFEALDAVREMYGYDYKVDGTRIAIRPLTMQTRMFQVNYLTGNRKGTSNLRVSSTSVGNAGTSNNQSGQSSQQSPQNQTQQPGQPGSQVVLDSSNLSTTSDSNFWAELKESLGAIIGGTGDGRKVVISPQSGVVVVRGMPDELRAVDLYLKATQLSVDRQVILEAKILEVELNDNFQTGINWASFASIKSGHTNRISTGFIQPGGTLAPLPFNGGQPPNMTNGNGLTASSGFGLSSAATAAGSMFGLAFQTANFAAMITFLESQGAVHVLSSPRIATMNNQKAVLKIGTDEFFVTGVSTTVTSTGTTGGTTSSPNVTLQPFFSGVVLDVTPQIDDQGNIILHVHPSVSQVTTVSKQIDLGSAGSLKLPLAASSTSEMDSMVRSQDGRIVAIGGLMRQATTSDRSQVPGAGDIPVLGALFRNTGQVIQKRELVVLIKPTIVEGANSWNEDLLDSGKRIEALDPRRPSERR; encoded by the coding sequence ATGCGGAAGATATTTGAAATAAGCAAGCGGGCAAGCGTCCTGGGACTTGCTGCGGGTTTGTGCGCCTGCAACGTCGCGCCTGTGAAGCGCGACACCTACAATGCGATCAAGGAGCAGGTGGCAGGCGCAGTGGCCACCACCAGTCCGGCGGCGCAGTCGGCAGCGGTGGAAAACGCGCTGCTGCCGCCGGCGTCCGCGCTGGCCGCGCAGTTGCCCAAGGCGCGCGGCGTGCTGGACGAGCGTTTCAATGTCGCGTTCAACAACGTCCCGGCACGCCAGTTCTTTCACTCGCTGGTCAACGGCACGCGCTACAACATGCTCGTGCATCCGGATGTGCAGGGCAATATTTCCGCCAATCTGAAAGATGTGACGCTGTTCGAGGCGCTCGACGCCGTGCGCGAGATGTATGGCTATGATTACAAGGTCGATGGCACGCGCATTGCGATTCGGCCCCTCACCATGCAAACCCGTATGTTCCAGGTCAATTACCTGACGGGCAACCGCAAGGGCACGTCGAATTTGCGCGTCTCTTCGACATCGGTCGGCAATGCCGGCACCAGCAATAATCAGTCGGGGCAGTCTAGCCAGCAGAGCCCGCAGAACCAGACGCAACAGCCCGGCCAGCCCGGCAGCCAGGTGGTGCTCGATAGTTCCAATCTGAGTACCACGTCGGACAGCAATTTCTGGGCGGAATTGAAAGAATCGCTGGGCGCCATCATTGGCGGCACGGGCGACGGCCGCAAGGTGGTGATCAGCCCGCAGTCCGGTGTCGTCGTGGTGCGCGGCATGCCCGATGAATTGCGCGCCGTCGACCTGTACCTGAAGGCGACGCAGCTGTCGGTGGACCGCCAGGTGATCCTGGAAGCGAAGATCCTCGAAGTGGAATTGAACGATAATTTCCAGACCGGCATCAACTGGGCCTCATTTGCCTCCATCAAGAGCGGCCACACGAACCGCATCTCGACGGGCTTCATCCAGCCGGGCGGCACCCTGGCGCCGCTGCCGTTCAACGGCGGCCAGCCGCCGAACATGACGAATGGCAACGGCCTGACGGCCAGCAGCGGTTTTGGCTTGAGCTCGGCGGCCACGGCGGCCGGCTCGATGTTCGGCCTGGCCTTCCAGACCGCCAACTTTGCCGCCATGATTACCTTCCTGGAATCGCAAGGCGCCGTGCACGTGCTGTCGAGCCCGCGCATCGCCACCATGAACAACCAGAAGGCCGTGCTGAAGATAGGCACGGACGAATTCTTCGTCACCGGCGTGAGCACCACCGTGACGTCGACCGGCACCACGGGCGGCACCACCTCCAGCCCGAACGTCACCTTGCAGCCCTTCTTTTCCGGTGTGGTGCTGGACGTGACGCCGCAGATCGATGACCAGGGCAATATCATCCTGCACGTGCATCCGTCCGTCAGCCAGGTCACCACCGTCAGCAAGCAAATCGACCTGGGCAGTGCAGGTTCGCTGAAATTGCCGCTGGCCGCCTCCAGCACCTCGGAAATGGACAGCATGGTGCGCAGCCAGGATGGACGCATCGTCGCCATCGGCGGCCTGATGCGCCAGGCCACCACCTCGGACCGCTCGCAAGTGCCGGGCGCGGGCGACATTCCCGTGCTCGGTGCGCTGTTCCGCAACACCGGGCAAGTGATACAGAAGCGCGAACTGGTGGTGCTGATCAAGCCGACCATCGTCGAGGGCGCCAACAGCTGGAACGAGGACTTGCTCGATTCGGGCAAGCGCATCGAGGCGCTCGACCCACGGCGCCCATCGGAGCGGCGCTAA
- a CDS encoding MSHA biogenesis protein MshK, with protein MRAPRCVFLAGALLALAPGVFAQALVDPTRPPDAAPVPASAASAGAARPQLQSVLISNRPGGRRLAVIDGRSVRAGDKVGGAVVVSIGEASVVLRRGKTLETLRLYPPAVDANDAMHVRRKQVHVTQ; from the coding sequence ATGCGCGCCCCTCGTTGCGTGTTCCTTGCGGGCGCGCTGCTGGCCTTGGCGCCGGGGGTGTTTGCCCAGGCGCTGGTCGATCCCACGCGGCCGCCCGATGCGGCGCCTGTCCCGGCTAGTGCGGCCTCTGCCGGTGCGGCGCGGCCGCAGCTGCAATCGGTGCTCATTTCCAATCGGCCTGGCGGGCGGCGCCTGGCCGTGATCGATGGCCGCAGCGTGCGCGCGGGTGACAAGGTGGGCGGCGCAGTCGTCGTCAGCATAGGCGAAGCGAGCGTGGTGCTGCGGCGCGGCAAGACCCTGGAAACGCTGCGGCTGTATCCGCCGGCGGTCGACGCAAATGATGCAATGCATGTACGAAGGAAACAGGTTCATGTCACCCAATAA
- a CDS encoding type II secretion system protein M, giving the protein MKQQWQQFALKFDALSVRERIMVFGASAALLIFMVVYLFVNPQLDKRKALADTIAQRQQAVAAIDAEMAQRMAAHAGDPNLQDRIRLERIRQQVQQMRQALQSTQNGLVAPERIVPMLQQLLKQQANLRLVSLATLPSGAMGQGGHVASKASASASAAAPAGQSPADAEPAKAPAVLYRHGVEIVLRGNYLDMVNYMDAVEAMPSHVFWGKLNMQVEQYPNATLSLTLYTLSLDEKWIAL; this is encoded by the coding sequence ATGAAACAGCAATGGCAACAATTTGCGCTGAAATTTGATGCGCTCAGCGTGCGGGAACGGATCATGGTCTTTGGTGCCAGTGCCGCGCTGCTGATTTTCATGGTTGTGTATCTGTTCGTCAATCCGCAGTTGGACAAGCGCAAGGCGCTGGCCGACACGATTGCCCAGCGGCAGCAGGCCGTCGCAGCCATCGATGCCGAGATGGCGCAAAGGATGGCCGCGCATGCGGGCGACCCCAACTTGCAGGACCGCATCCGGCTCGAACGGATCAGGCAGCAAGTCCAGCAGATGCGGCAGGCCCTGCAATCGACGCAAAACGGCCTGGTGGCGCCCGAGCGCATCGTGCCGATGCTGCAGCAATTGCTGAAACAGCAGGCCAATTTGCGCCTGGTGTCGCTGGCCACCTTGCCATCCGGCGCCATGGGGCAGGGCGGCCATGTCGCCAGCAAGGCGTCGGCGTCCGCATCTGCCGCCGCGCCTGCCGGACAGTCGCCAGCGGACGCCGAGCCGGCGAAGGCGCCGGCCGTGCTATACCGTCATGGCGTGGAAATCGTCTTGCGTGGGAATTATCTGGATATGGTGAATTATATGGATGCCGTGGAGGCCATGCCGTCCCATGTGTTCTGGGGCAAGCTCAATATGCAGGTCGAGCAGTACCCGAATGCCACGCTGAGCCTGACCTTGTACACGCTCAGCCTGGACGAGAAATGGATCGCGCTGTGA
- a CDS encoding MSHA biogenesis protein MshA, whose amino-acid sequence MSQQINLFNPAFEKRKQALSALGLLQGLGLVLAASAAVVWFGARQVAALERTAADAKVVLAAREAKRADVFARFSVPGKDPLIAGALGQAEADRSALLEAGQILQGGELGNTHGYADYFRAFARARVNGLWLTGASIAGAGKEIEIGLQGRVVQADLLPQYISALSRESALQGKSFARLDMATAQLPAQAAVSAPAPRFIEFSLQSSAAPASGAGAVKQ is encoded by the coding sequence GTGAGCCAGCAAATCAATCTGTTCAACCCTGCGTTTGAAAAACGCAAGCAGGCGCTGTCGGCGCTGGGCTTGCTGCAGGGACTGGGGCTGGTCCTTGCCGCCAGTGCCGCAGTGGTCTGGTTTGGCGCGCGCCAGGTGGCCGCGCTGGAGCGCACGGCGGCCGACGCCAAGGTCGTGCTCGCTGCACGCGAGGCGAAGCGGGCGGATGTGTTCGCGCGGTTTTCCGTGCCCGGCAAGGACCCGCTGATCGCGGGCGCGCTGGGCCAGGCCGAGGCTGACCGCAGCGCCTTGCTGGAAGCCGGGCAAATTCTGCAGGGCGGCGAACTGGGCAATACACACGGTTATGCCGATTATTTCCGCGCCTTCGCGCGCGCCAGGGTCAATGGCTTGTGGCTGACGGGAGCGAGCATCGCCGGCGCCGGCAAGGAGATCGAGATCGGCTTGCAGGGGCGCGTCGTGCAAGCGGACTTGCTGCCCCAGTACATCAGCGCCTTGTCCAGGGAATCGGCGTTGCAGGGAAAATCGTTCGCACGCCTGGACATGGCGACCGCGCAGCTTCCTGCCCAGGCCGCCGTGTCAGCACCGGCGCCGCGCTTTATCGAATTCAGTTTGCAATCGTCGGCGGCACCCGCCAGCGGCGCAGGGGCGGTCAAGCAATGA
- the pilM gene encoding type IV pilus biogenesis protein PilM: MGLFAKAKKHEGWLATSFSAEGVCAAVVKRRADDKPLVQAAVMYPGRKPLAAATLEKMNRDMHAQSYRNTTLLGAGEYQILTLDAPNVPPEELKTAVRWRLKDMLDFPAADATVDVIDIPADKNGPGRSQSLFAVAARNNAVAQRQALYGECKITLSVIDIPEMAQRNIAGLMETQGRGLAMLSFDGEGGLLTVTFDGELYLARRIDVTVVQLADTSDAQRQQYYDKITLELQRSFDYFDRQFHFISVARLVLAPGGSDGLHAYLADNLYMPVEALDLTALFDFSKVPDLLAVAGQARFFLALGAALRQEENPA; the protein is encoded by the coding sequence ATGGGTTTATTCGCAAAAGCAAAAAAACACGAGGGTTGGCTGGCGACATCATTTTCAGCGGAAGGTGTGTGCGCTGCCGTGGTCAAGCGGCGCGCGGACGACAAGCCGCTGGTGCAGGCGGCGGTCATGTATCCCGGACGCAAGCCGCTGGCGGCGGCGACCCTGGAAAAAATGAACCGGGATATGCATGCCCAGTCTTATCGCAACACCACTTTGCTCGGCGCGGGCGAGTACCAGATACTGACGCTCGATGCGCCGAACGTGCCGCCGGAAGAGCTCAAGACCGCCGTGCGCTGGCGCCTGAAGGACATGCTCGACTTTCCGGCGGCGGACGCCACCGTCGACGTCATCGATATTCCCGCCGACAAGAACGGGCCGGGACGCTCGCAATCGCTGTTCGCCGTCGCGGCGCGCAACAATGCCGTGGCCCAGCGCCAGGCGCTGTATGGCGAATGCAAGATCACCCTGTCGGTCATCGATATTCCGGAAATGGCCCAGCGCAATATCGCGGGCTTGATGGAAACGCAGGGCCGCGGCCTGGCCATGCTGTCTTTCGATGGCGAAGGGGGGCTGTTGACCGTGACGTTCGATGGCGAACTGTACCTGGCGCGCCGCATCGACGTCACCGTGGTGCAGCTGGCCGACACCAGCGACGCCCAGCGGCAGCAGTATTACGACAAGATCACGTTGGAATTGCAGCGTTCCTTTGACTATTTCGACCGTCAATTCCATTTTATTTCCGTTGCCAGGCTGGTCCTGGCGCCGGGCGGCAGCGACGGTCTGCATGCTTACCTGGCGGACAATTTGTACATGCCGGTCGAGGCGCTGGATCTGACGGCCCTGTTTGATTTTTCCAAAGTGCCGGACCTGTTGGCCGTTGCCGGCCAGGCGCGCTTTTTCCTGGCCCTGGGTGCTGCCCTGCGGCAGGAGGAGAACCCAGCGTGA